The Etheostoma cragini isolate CJK2018 chromosome 15, CSU_Ecrag_1.0, whole genome shotgun sequence genome window below encodes:
- the LOC117958216 gene encoding tryptase-2-like — MAWVNVHTLRTDRASYMGLITALVHPKYQANNYAHDIALIKLEKKVDLKKMAAKVKLPSAADNFGPSSECWITGWGDVKIGVPLPYPETLQELKIPILPNSVCNAKYPDLAADTLCAGDMAGGKDPAMGIMAAR, encoded by the exons ATGGCCTGGGTCAACGTACACACCCTACGAACAGATCGAGCCAGTTACATGGGGCTAATTACGGCCCTCGTTCACCCTAAGTACCAAGCAAATAACTACGCCCATGACATCGCCCTCATAAAGCTGGAGAAAaaggtggatttaaaaaaaatggctgcCAAAGTGAAGCTGCCCAGCGCTGCTGACAACTTCGGTCCATCATCTGAGTGTTGGATCACTGGCTGGGGGGACGTTAAGATTGGTG tTCCACTGCCGTATCCAGAAACCCTTCAGGAGCTGAAGATTCCCATCCTTCCTAACAGTGTGTGTAACGCCAAGTATCCTGACCTGGCTGCTGACACGCTGTGTGCAGGGGACATGGCTGGAGGGAAGGACCCAGCCAT GGGGATTATGGCGGCCCGCTGA
- the LOC117958618 gene encoding tryptase-2-like produces the protein MAFATLLPALVLILNTGGLLGAEVRSSIIGGQDAQKGSWPSMVHLNLTTDGVYKWRCGATIVSEDWLMTSASCVQRDPAPDWRRSMAWVNAHTLQKGEARFMELTTALVHSKYQANNYAHDIALVKLKKKVDFKKMGAKVKLPSAADNFGPSSECWITGWGNVGINVPLPYPETLQELKIPILPNSVCDAKYPDLAADTLCVGDMAGGKDACPGDYGGPLMCRAKGGFVQVGIMSHGTCGLPDKPGVYTQVSKHLDFINDYVHREEASAEE, from the exons ATGGCCTTCGCAACACTGCTCCCTGCGCTGGTGCTGATCCTCAACACGGGAG gtttGCTGGGGGCTGAGGTGAGGAGCTCCATCATCGGGGGGCAGGATGCTCAGAAGGGCAGCTGGCCCAGTATGGTGCACCTGAACCTTACAACGGATGGCGTCTATAAGTGGCGCTGTGGCGCAACCATCGTCAGCGAGGATTGGTTGATGACTTCAGCAAGCTGCGTGCAAag aGACCCTGCACCTGACTGGAGGAGATCAATGGCTTGGGTCAACGCACACACCCTGCAAAAGGGTGAAGCCCGTTTCATGGAGCTAACTACTGCCCTCGTTCACTCTAAGTACCAGGCAAATAACTACGCCCATGACATCGCCCTTGTAAAGCTGAAGAAAAAGGTGGATTTCAAAAAAATGGGTGCCAAAGTGAAGCTGCCCAGCGCTGCCGACAACTTCGGTCCATCATCTGAGTGTTGGATCACTGGCTGGGGGAACGTTGGGATCAATG tTCCACTGCCGTATCCAGAAACCCTTCAGGAGCTGAAGATTCCCATCCTCCctaacagtgtgtgtgatgcCAAGTATCCTGACCTGGCTGCTGACACGCTGTGTGTAGGGGACATGGCTGGAGGGAAGGACGCGTGCCCA GGGGATTATGGCGGCCCGCTGATGTGCCGCGCAAAGGGGGGCTTCGTGCAGGTGGGCATCATGAGTCATGGGACTTGTGGTCTCCCAGACAAACCTGGCGTCTACACCCAAGTGTCCAAGCACCTGGACTTCATCAACGATTACGTCCACAGGGAGGAAGCCTCCGCTGAGGAGTAA